One genomic window of Microbacterium sp. BH-3-3-3 includes the following:
- a CDS encoding cupin domain-containing protein produces MTDRPAAAVLLDLEPHAEGGWFRRMWTGGYAVETPAGERPAATCIHYLLTPGEESAWHVVTSDEVWLWHGPGTLELSLGGDGAEPGEARTVTLGPDLAAGHVLQHTVPAGVWQSARLAGESEVVVSCLVSPGFSFEDWRLAP; encoded by the coding sequence ATGACCGATCGCCCCGCCGCCGCCGTCCTGCTCGATCTCGAGCCCCACGCCGAGGGTGGCTGGTTCCGCCGCATGTGGACCGGCGGCTATGCGGTCGAGACGCCGGCGGGCGAGCGGCCCGCGGCCACCTGCATCCACTACCTGCTCACCCCCGGCGAAGAGAGCGCGTGGCACGTCGTCACGAGCGACGAGGTGTGGCTCTGGCACGGCCCCGGAACGCTCGAGCTGTCGCTGGGCGGCGACGGCGCCGAGCCGGGGGAGGCGCGCACCGTGACGCTCGGTCCCGACCTCGCCGCGGGCCACGTGCTGCAGCACACCGTGCCCGCCGGGGTATGGCAGTCCGCTCGGCTGGCGGGGGAGTCCGAGGTCGTCGTCAGCTGCCTCGTGTCGCCAGGTTTCAGCTTCGAGGATTGGCGCCTCGCCCCGTGA